Proteins found in one Campylobacter canadensis genomic segment:
- a CDS encoding ABC transporter permease: MRKLSDILAYFLLFLILIPIFYVMFFITQPIKDNTAVLFDSYLVEYFKNTGIILFFTLLFSTIIAIFLAYFESFYEYRFRNFFRFVLVLPFAIPSYLFAYIYADFFSYFSWFNIFLREQFNLRIHFDIMNIYGAIFVFSLAFFPYVYILLRGFLAKFSANIINSAKSLGKSDTAIFFQIILPLSRPAIVAGASLCAMETLNAYGAPNYYGLHVFSTGIYKAWIAYNDLNAAIKLAVILLFVVFFILLVEKIFRRPYEISSKTYPIKRKKLSKIASFIIIVLFSFIFFFSFLLPVIHILIWFKRSFLDVNYSALFILSKNTFFLSLSSSLIILIIATFLAFNQRFKKGRAKIIISSLSNMGYSIPGSVIAICMLALFICIDRINEPIYNFFGINNALFLTLSPVLLIFAYVVRFLALGFNGLDAAFNKLPSSITYARLSLGKNPFSSFFKIEFILVLPSLISSFILIFIEILKELPLASLLATSNFKTLSFEMDRYASDEQLAMLSAPALVLVLTCFILLVIFNLIKERK, from the coding sequence GTGAGAAAATTAAGCGATATTCTTGCTTATTTTTTATTATTTTTAATACTCATTCCTATTTTTTATGTAATGTTTTTCATAACACAGCCAATAAAAGATAACACGGCTGTGTTATTTGATAGTTATTTAGTAGAGTATTTTAAAAATACAGGAATAATATTATTTTTTACCTTGTTGTTTTCTACTATTATTGCTATATTTTTAGCGTATTTTGAAAGTTTTTATGAGTATAGATTTAGAAATTTTTTTCGCTTTGTTTTAGTGCTACCTTTTGCTATTCCTAGCTATTTATTTGCTTATATTTATGCTGATTTTTTCTCTTATTTTTCTTGGTTTAATATATTTTTAAGAGAGCAATTTAATTTAAGAATTCATTTTGATATTATGAATATTTATGGTGCTATTTTTGTATTTAGCCTTGCTTTTTTTCCTTATGTTTATATTTTACTTAGGGGTTTTTTAGCTAAATTTTCAGCAAATATTATAAACAGTGCAAAGAGCCTTGGTAAAAGCGATACAGCAATATTTTTTCAAATTATTTTACCGCTAAGTCGCCCAGCCATTGTTGCAGGAGCAAGTCTTTGCGCTATGGAAACACTTAATGCTTATGGAGCGCCAAACTACTATGGCTTACATGTCTTTAGCACAGGGATTTATAAGGCTTGGATTGCTTATAATGATTTAAATGCGGCTATTAAACTTGCTGTTATTTTACTTTTTGTTGTGTTTTTTATTTTACTTGTTGAAAAAATATTTAGAAGACCTTATGAAATAAGCTCAAAAACTTATCCGATAAAAAGAAAAAAACTTAGTAAAATAGCTAGTTTTATAATTATTGTGTTATTTTCGTTCATATTTTTTTTTAGTTTTTTATTACCTGTTATTCATATTTTAATTTGGTTTAAGAGAAGTTTTTTAGATGTTAATTACTCTGCTTTATTTATTTTAAGCAAAAACACCTTCTTTTTAAGCTTAAGCTCAAGCTTAATAATTTTAATTATTGCTACATTTTTAGCTTTTAATCAACGCTTTAAGAAGGGTAGGGCTAAGATAATTATTAGCTCTTTATCAAATATGGGTTATAGCATTCCTGGTTCTGTTATTGCTATTTGTATGCTTGCTTTATTTATTTGTATTGATAGAATTAATGAGCCAATTTATAATTTTTTTGGTATTAATAATGCTTTATTTTTAACGCTTAGCCCAGTGCTTTTAATATTTGCTTATGTTGTTAGATTTTTAGCTCTTGGCTTTAATGGGCTTGATGCTGCTTTTAATAAACTGCCAAGCTCAATTACATACGCAAGGTTAAGTCTAGGAAAAAACCCATTTAGCAGTTTTTTTAAAATAGAATTTATTTTAGTTCTTCCTAGTTTAATAAGTTCTTTTATATTAATTTTTATTGAAATTTTAAAAGAATTACCACTTGCAAGTTTGCTAGCAACAAGTAATTTTAAAACTTTATCTTTTGAAATGGATAGATACGCAAGCGATGAGCAACTTGCAATGCTTAGCGCTCCTGCACTTGTGCTTGTGCTAACTTGCTTTATATTGCTAGTAATTTTTAATTTAATTAAGGAAAGAAAATGA
- a CDS encoding phosphoethanolamine transferase: MKQGNFSTFFVNNLGFFLILFLSNVFLNSYELFLEHHNISARALFISDLLKYFKNFFVAALLSFIFVYLAYLSKNHYKKVIFILFILNYCCFIIDYFLISHFNSFLNQFILDSLFRTNSSESLEFIKNYFSLSFVLCAALFLIIQLVLLKIKIKLQVAKKINKILCSILILLSLVTVLDMIKKYHKTQLLSYSFVRLESFNITRILCAFLYYKESAFVDYKALVNEYKNMYLSKEKISAKNNIKNIILILGESLNKNKMSLYGGGYLTNPYLSKLQKNGNLIAFLDVIAPYSSTNPVMQTILNFSNYENTDEKHPWHSYFDVIGLFKLASYETFFISNQEGFGMWGNAAASIGSNALNVYFSNQGKNSIRYMNFRPDSVLFEYINNIKLKEKNFIIIHLMGSHFIYDYRYENNFKKYKAADIKSNLDEKKRKKIASYYNSILYNDYIINSIYERFAKDDSLILYLSDHAESLYDDKTKSVLGHSIIDKTNAEIPFIFIFSDTFKQKHNNLLVKIQNAVNKAYMSDDLIHTLCDLAGLNYYECDEKRSIINENYNDKRKRLFHNVDYDKFLK; this comes from the coding sequence ATGAAGCAAGGTAATTTTTCTACATTTTTTGTTAATAATTTAGGCTTTTTTCTAATTTTATTTTTAAGTAATGTATTTTTAAATAGTTATGAATTATTTTTAGAACACCATAATATTAGTGCTAGAGCTTTATTTATTTCTGACTTACTAAAATATTTTAAAAATTTTTTCGTTGCTGCTTTGTTATCTTTTATCTTTGTATATTTGGCATATTTAAGTAAAAACCATTATAAAAAAGTAATTTTTATACTTTTTATACTTAATTATTGTTGTTTTATTATTGATTATTTTTTAATATCACATTTTAATTCTTTTCTTAATCAATTTATTTTAGACTCGCTATTTAGAACAAATTCAAGTGAAAGTTTAGAATTTATAAAAAATTATTTTTCTTTATCTTTTGTGCTTTGTGCTGCCTTATTTTTAATAATACAACTAGTACTATTAAAGATAAAAATAAAACTACAAGTAGCTAAAAAAATCAATAAAATACTTTGCTCAATTTTAATTTTACTAAGCCTTGTAACCGTGCTTGATATGATTAAAAAGTATCACAAAACCCAACTTCTTTCTTATAGTTTTGTAAGGCTTGAAAGCTTTAATATTACAAGAATACTATGTGCGTTTTTATACTATAAAGAAAGCGCCTTTGTAGATTACAAAGCCTTAGTAAATGAATATAAAAATATGTATTTAAGCAAAGAAAAAATAAGCGCAAAAAATAACATAAAAAATATTATTTTAATCTTAGGAGAATCCTTAAATAAAAATAAAATGAGCCTTTATGGGGGGGGGTATTTAACAAATCCATATCTTTCTAAATTACAAAAAAATGGCAATTTAATAGCATTTTTGGATGTTATTGCGCCTTATTCTTCTACAAATCCTGTTATGCAAACGATTTTAAATTTCTCAAATTATGAAAATACAGATGAAAAACACCCTTGGCATAGCTATTTTGATGTTATAGGACTTTTTAAATTAGCTTCATATGAAACATTTTTTATTAGCAATCAAGAAGGTTTTGGTATGTGGGGAAATGCTGCTGCTAGCATTGGTAGCAATGCTTTGAATGTATATTTTAGCAATCAGGGTAAAAATAGTATAAGATATATGAATTTTAGACCTGATTCTGTTCTTTTTGAATATATAAATAATATAAAATTAAAAGAAAAGAATTTTATAATAATCCATCTTATGGGCTCACATTTTATATATGATTATAGGTATGAAAATAATTTTAAAAAATATAAAGCAGCCGATATTAAAAGTAATTTAGATGAAAAAAAGCGTAAAAAGATTGCTTCTTATTACAATAGCATTTTATATAATGACTACATAATAAATAGTATTTATGAAAGATTTGCTAAAGATGATAGCCTTATTTTATATCTTAGCGACCACGCAGAAAGTTTATATGATGATAAAACTAAAAGTGTTTTAGGGCATTCTATAATTGATAAAACAAATGCAGAAATTCCTTTTATTTTTATATTTAGCGACACTTTTAAACAAAAACATAACAACTTATTAGTAAAAATTCAAAATGCAGTAAATAAAGCTTATATGAGTGATGATTTAATACATACTTTATGTGATTTAGCAGGATTAAATTATTATGAATGTGATGAAAAAAGAAGCATAATAAATGAAAATTACAACGACAAAAGAAAAAGATTGTTTCATAATGTAGATTATGATAAGTTTTTAAAATAG
- a CDS encoding extracellular solute-binding protein: MKKLVLTLMASSMLLAQGVVNVYTSRHYDSDKIVFDAFTAKTGIKVNLVQDKIDPLLNKLEQEGKDTSADLFMTVGAGDLYKAKTKGLLQAYSSKVVDEIVPQKFKDKDKTWAAITYRARVFVYDPKQIDAKELSTYEDLANAKFKGKVLTRSSTSSYNRHLIAFMITKDGVEKTQNWANKLVANFARDPKGNDRDQAKAIVAGNGAIAIMNSYYLGRMSVSKDPIEQEVFKKLKIFFPNQNDGGTHINISGAGITKYAKNIKEATALMEFLLSKEAQNILAQTNYEFPVNSKASPAEVVKSWGEFKASEIDFNDIAKNLEQAQVIADKALWK; encoded by the coding sequence TTGAAAAAGCTTGTTTTAACTTTAATGGCAAGTTCAATGCTTTTAGCGCAAGGTGTTGTAAATGTTTATACTTCAAGACATTATGATTCAGATAAGATTGTATTTGATGCATTTACAGCTAAAACAGGGATAAAAGTAAATTTAGTTCAAGATAAAATTGACCCACTTTTAAACAAATTAGAACAAGAAGGAAAAGATACAAGTGCAGACCTTTTTATGACAGTTGGAGCAGGGGATTTATACAAGGCTAAGACAAAAGGGCTTTTACAAGCTTATTCATCAAAAGTTGTAGATGAAATTGTCCCACAAAAATTCAAAGACAAAGACAAAACTTGGGCTGCAATCACTTATAGAGCTAGGGTTTTTGTATATGACCCAAAACAAATTGATGCAAAAGAGCTTAGTACTTATGAAGATTTAGCTAATGCTAAGTTTAAAGGCAAGGTTTTAACACGCTCATCAACATCATCATATAATCGCCATCTAATAGCCTTTATGATTACAAAAGATGGAGTAGAAAAAACTCAAAATTGGGCAAATAAACTTGTAGCAAATTTTGCAAGAGACCCAAAGGGTAATGATAGAGACCAAGCAAAGGCGATTGTGGCTGGAAATGGTGCTATTGCTATTATGAATAGTTATTATTTAGGTAGAATGTCGGTTTCAAAAGACCCAATTGAGCAAGAAGTATTTAAAAAATTAAAGATATTTTTTCCAAATCAAAACGATGGCGGAACTCATATAAATATCAGTGGTGCAGGTATTACAAAATATGCTAAAAACATAAAAGAAGCAACTGCTTTGATGGAATTTTTGCTAAGTAAAGAAGCACAAAATATTCTAGCTCAAACAAATTATGAATTTCCTGTAAATTCTAAAGCAAGTCCTGCTGAGGTTGTAAAATCTTGGGGCGAGTTTAAAGCAAGTGAAATTGATTTTAATGATATTGCAAAAAACCTTGAACAAGCTCAGGTAATAGCAGATAAGGCGTTGTGGAAGTGA